One stretch of Pieris brassicae chromosome 8, ilPieBrab1.1, whole genome shotgun sequence DNA includes these proteins:
- the LOC123713398 gene encoding potassium voltage-gated channel protein Shaw-like isoform X2, with translation MNLLNMDAENRVVLNVGGIRHETYKATLKKIPATRLSRLTEALANYDPVLNEYFFDRHPGVFAQVLNYYRTGKLHYPTDVCGPLFEEELEFWGLDANQVEPCCWMTYTQHRDTQETLAVLDRLDLDTEKPSDEEVARKFGFEEAYYNGTVSWWQQLKPQMWSLFDEPYSSNAAKIIGVISVFFICVSIISFCLKTHPDMRVPVIRNYSVTTANQTQSWALDKVQTNAHVAFFYIECVCNAWFTLEILVRFISSPNKCEFIKSSVNIIDYIATMSFYIDLILQKYASHVENADILEFFSIIRIMRLFKLTRHSSGLKILIQTFRASAKELTLLVFFLVLGIVIFASLVYYAERIQTNPHNDFNSIPLGLWWALVTMTTVGYGDMAPKTYVGMFVGALCALAGVLTIALPVPVIVSNFAMYYSHTQARAKLPKKRRRVINVEPTRPPLRAPGAPGAPAGPMAPGMGPQAVNRRMNAIKTNHPKDMMGPNMVASLMPGMDLTVASRLPPGPRDLSPALAIAIPLMKSVNLVPAQCFDNMAYNSEKLDVKEPQNSIEDTAYKNDDKTDVKTPLLRDHKIESMDETKLRDTKVEKRKSSAST, from the exons ATGAATCTTCTTAATATGGACGCGGAAAACCGCGTGGTTCTGAACGTGGGTGGTATTCGACATGAGACTTATAAAGCGACTTTGAAGAAGATCCCAGCGACTCGGCTGTCACGACTGACGGAGGCGCTCGCCAACTACGATCCTGTTCTTAATGAGTACTTCTTTGATCGGCACCCAGGTGTCTTCGCGCAGGTGCTCAACTACTACAG GACGGGAAAGCTTCATTATCCGACGGATGTGTGTGGTCCATTGTTTGAAGAGGAGCTGGAGTTTTGGGGATTGGATGCGAACCAGGTGGAGCCGTGTTGCTGGATGACGTatacacag CATCGAGATACCCAAGAAACTCTGGCTGTGCTGGATCGCCTGGACCTAGATACGGAGAAACCGTCTGATGAGGAGGTGGCCCGCAAGTTTGGCTTTGAAGAAGCCTACTACAATGGGACAGTGTCATGGTGGCAGCAGCTAAAGCCCCAAATGTGGTCTTTGTTTGATGAACCGTATAGTTCTAATGCTGCTAAG atAATCGGTGTGATATCGGTCTTCTTCATCTGCGTGTCCATCATATCGTTCTGCCTCAAGACTCACCCGGATATGAGAGTTCCAGTTATAAGGAACTATTCTGTAACGACCGCTAACCAAACGCAAAGCTGGGCTTTGGATAAAGTGCAGACGAACGCCCACGTCGCGTTCTTCTACATTGAGTGTGTGTGCAACGCGTGGTTCACCCTCGAGATCCTCGTCCGCTTCATATCCAGCCCAAACAAGTGTGAATTCATCAAATCCTCCGTTAACATCATCGACTACATCGCTACAATGAGTTTCTACATCGACCTCATCCTCCAGAAGTACGCGTCTCATGTGGAGAACGCGGACATCCTGGAGTTCTTTTCCATCATTCGTATCATGagactatttaaattaaccaGGCATTCGTCTGGTCTAAAGATTCTAATACAGACATTCAGAGCATCAGCGAAAGAGCTGACTCTTCTAGTGTTTTTCTTAGTGCTTGGTATAGTGATATTTGCAAGTTTGGTGTATTACGCTGAGAGAATTCAAACGAATCCCCATAATGACTTCAATAGTATACCCCTCGGTTTGTGGTGGGCGCTGGTTACCATGACAACGGTCGGGTATGGAGATATGGCTCCGAAGACTTATGTTGGAATGTTTGTTGGCGCTTTATGCGCCTTGGCTGGT GTATTGACAATAGCTCTGCCTGTACCCGTAATAGTATCCAATTTCGCAATGTACTACTCGCATACACAAGCAAGGGCGAAACTGCCGAAGAAGAGGCGAAGAGTCATCAATGTAGAACCTACCAGACCACCGCTGC gTGCGCCAGGAGCTCCAGGTGCCCCAGCAGGTCCGATGGCTCCAGGAATGGGCCCACAGGCTGTGAACAGGAGAATGAATGCAATCAAAACCAATCATCCTAAAGATATGATGGGACCGAATATgg TCGCAAGTCTAATGCCTGGAATGGACTTAACCGTAGCGTCTCGCCTACCACCAGGCCCACGAGACCTCAGCCCAGCCTTAGCCATTGCCATACCACTCATGAAGTCAGTCAACCTGGTTCCAGCACAGTGTTTCGACAACATGGCCTACAACAGCGAGAAATTGGATGTTAAAGAACCTCAAAATTCTATTGAAGATACTGCATATAAAAACGATGATAAAACGGACGTTAAAACCCCATTACTGCGAGATCATAAAATTGAATCGATGGACGAAACGAAATTAAGGGACACTAAGGTGGAGAAACGGAAATCGTCCGCTTCGACGTAA
- the LOC123713398 gene encoding potassium voltage-gated channel protein Shaw-like isoform X1 — translation MNLLNMDAENRVVLNVGGIRHETYKATLKKIPATRLSRLTEALANYDPVLNEYFFDRHPGVFAQVLNYYRTGKLHYPTDVCGPLFEEELEFWGLDANQVEPCCWMTYTQHRDTQETLAVLDRLDLDTEKPSDEEVARKFGFEEAYYNGTVSWWQQLKPQMWSLFDEPYSSNAAKIIGVISVFFICVSIISFCLKTHPDMRVPVIRNYSVTTANQTQSWALDKVQTNAHVAFFYIECVCNAWFTLEILVRFISSPNKCEFIKSSVNIIDYIATMSFYIDLILQKYASHVENADILEFFSIIRIMRLFKLTRHSSGLKILIQTFRASAKELTLLVFFLVLGIVIFASLVYYAERIQTNPHNDFNSIPLGLWWALVTMTTVGYGDMAPKTYVGMFVGALCALAGVLTIALPVPVIVSNFAMYYSHTQARAKLPKKRRRVINVEPTRPPLRAPGAPGAPAGPMAPGMGPQAVNRRMNAIKTNHPKDMMGPNMDGDRSELEAMIQTTPNNCKRKNLNML, via the exons ATGAATCTTCTTAATATGGACGCGGAAAACCGCGTGGTTCTGAACGTGGGTGGTATTCGACATGAGACTTATAAAGCGACTTTGAAGAAGATCCCAGCGACTCGGCTGTCACGACTGACGGAGGCGCTCGCCAACTACGATCCTGTTCTTAATGAGTACTTCTTTGATCGGCACCCAGGTGTCTTCGCGCAGGTGCTCAACTACTACAG GACGGGAAAGCTTCATTATCCGACGGATGTGTGTGGTCCATTGTTTGAAGAGGAGCTGGAGTTTTGGGGATTGGATGCGAACCAGGTGGAGCCGTGTTGCTGGATGACGTatacacag CATCGAGATACCCAAGAAACTCTGGCTGTGCTGGATCGCCTGGACCTAGATACGGAGAAACCGTCTGATGAGGAGGTGGCCCGCAAGTTTGGCTTTGAAGAAGCCTACTACAATGGGACAGTGTCATGGTGGCAGCAGCTAAAGCCCCAAATGTGGTCTTTGTTTGATGAACCGTATAGTTCTAATGCTGCTAAG atAATCGGTGTGATATCGGTCTTCTTCATCTGCGTGTCCATCATATCGTTCTGCCTCAAGACTCACCCGGATATGAGAGTTCCAGTTATAAGGAACTATTCTGTAACGACCGCTAACCAAACGCAAAGCTGGGCTTTGGATAAAGTGCAGACGAACGCCCACGTCGCGTTCTTCTACATTGAGTGTGTGTGCAACGCGTGGTTCACCCTCGAGATCCTCGTCCGCTTCATATCCAGCCCAAACAAGTGTGAATTCATCAAATCCTCCGTTAACATCATCGACTACATCGCTACAATGAGTTTCTACATCGACCTCATCCTCCAGAAGTACGCGTCTCATGTGGAGAACGCGGACATCCTGGAGTTCTTTTCCATCATTCGTATCATGagactatttaaattaaccaGGCATTCGTCTGGTCTAAAGATTCTAATACAGACATTCAGAGCATCAGCGAAAGAGCTGACTCTTCTAGTGTTTTTCTTAGTGCTTGGTATAGTGATATTTGCAAGTTTGGTGTATTACGCTGAGAGAATTCAAACGAATCCCCATAATGACTTCAATAGTATACCCCTCGGTTTGTGGTGGGCGCTGGTTACCATGACAACGGTCGGGTATGGAGATATGGCTCCGAAGACTTATGTTGGAATGTTTGTTGGCGCTTTATGCGCCTTGGCTGGT GTATTGACAATAGCTCTGCCTGTACCCGTAATAGTATCCAATTTCGCAATGTACTACTCGCATACACAAGCAAGGGCGAAACTGCCGAAGAAGAGGCGAAGAGTCATCAATGTAGAACCTACCAGACCACCGCTGC gTGCGCCAGGAGCTCCAGGTGCCCCAGCAGGTCCGATGGCTCCAGGAATGGGCCCACAGGCTGTGAACAGGAGAATGAATGCAATCAAAACCAATCATCCTAAAGATATGATGGGACCGAATATgg ATGGTGATCGTAGCGAACTAGAGGCTATGATTCAAACAACACCAAACAACTGCAAAAGAAAAAATCTTAACATGCTTTAA